The following proteins are co-located in the Flectobacillus major DSM 103 genome:
- a CDS encoding 4-hydroxy-3-methylbut-2-enyl diphosphate reductase: protein MKSFQIPELYQSSIIGGIKEIRRFRDKLKKDFTPTVLDFGSVRFLISRHFGFCYGVENAVEIAYKTIENNPNKRIFLLSEMIHNPDVNADLLSRGVKFIMDTSGTQLIPWHTLTADDVVIVPAFGTTLEIQQRLSHIGINAYQYDTTCPFVEKVWNRASAIGQKDYTIVVHGKPAHEETRATFSHAKQNAPTIVVKDMKQTIELAKYITGEKPAKDFYTEFQGQYSEGFDIEKDLTRIGVVNQTTMLASDTQAIADYLKQIMKAKYHVEGTDITAYFADTRDTLCYATNDNQSATYGLLEKEADLAIVAGGYNSSNTSHLVELCEQKLPTYFISSAEKILANNLISHFDLHQKVEKVTEDFLPQKEVSTIMLTCGASCPDAVVEAILLRLLSFFPDARKVEDVIASL, encoded by the coding sequence ATGAAATCTTTTCAAATACCAGAACTCTATCAGAGCAGTATCATTGGAGGAATCAAAGAAATACGTCGCTTTAGGGATAAATTAAAAAAAGATTTTACCCCTACGGTATTAGACTTTGGTTCAGTGCGATTTCTTATTTCAAGGCATTTTGGGTTTTGTTATGGTGTAGAAAACGCCGTGGAAATTGCTTATAAAACCATTGAAAATAATCCGAATAAGCGTATTTTTTTGTTATCAGAAATGATTCATAATCCCGACGTGAATGCAGATTTGCTGAGTCGTGGGGTAAAATTTATTATGGATACTTCAGGAACACAGCTTATTCCTTGGCATACCCTCACTGCCGACGATGTTGTCATTGTACCTGCTTTTGGTACAACTCTCGAAATTCAACAACGTCTTTCTCATATTGGAATTAATGCTTACCAATACGATACGACTTGTCCTTTTGTAGAAAAAGTTTGGAATAGAGCTTCGGCTATTGGACAAAAGGATTACACCATTGTGGTACATGGTAAGCCTGCTCATGAAGAAACCAGAGCTACGTTTTCGCATGCTAAACAAAATGCCCCTACTATTGTGGTAAAAGATATGAAGCAGACGATTGAGTTGGCTAAATATATTACTGGTGAAAAACCTGCCAAAGATTTTTATACTGAATTTCAGGGACAATACTCGGAGGGTTTCGATATTGAAAAGGATTTGACTCGTATTGGCGTAGTCAACCAAACAACCATGCTAGCATCTGATACACAGGCTATTGCCGACTACCTGAAGCAAATCATGAAAGCCAAATACCATGTAGAAGGAACTGACATAACAGCGTATTTTGCAGATACCCGTGACACCCTTTGCTATGCAACCAACGACAACCAAAGTGCAACTTATGGTCTACTTGAAAAAGAAGCTGATTTGGCTATTGTTGCTGGAGGATATAATTCGTCGAATACATCGCATTTGGTAGAACTCTGCGAACAAAAACTACCAACTTATTTTATTTCGTCGGCCGAAAAAATTCTGGCCAATAATTTAATTAGTCATTTTGACTTACATCAAAAGGTAGAAAAAGTTACGGAAGATTTCTTGCCTCAAAAAGAAGTATCTACCATTATGCTTACTTGCGGGGCATCTTGTCCTGATGCAGTTGTTGAGGCTATTTTACTACGGCTTTTATCGTTCTTTCCAGATGCTCGAAAAGTAGAAGATGTTATTGCTAGTTTATAA
- a CDS encoding pseudouridine synthase: MTLPILYQDEYLVAINKPHNLLVHRSPIAAEETVFALQLLRDQLGVWVSPCHRIDRKTGGVLLFALNKEVDKLVKQQFEQHTTHKKYWALVRGYLPEEGFIDRPLAKENGDMQDALTRFKCLQQIELPIEVSRYPTSRYSLAEIYPETGRMHQIRRHFAQLRHYLIGDKTHGECKHNKMFEQHFGLNTMLLHAASLSLVHPITQQPLTIDAPLNEEFVRILAVIGMNPIEP; this comes from the coding sequence ATGACACTCCCCATTCTTTATCAAGACGAATATCTTGTAGCTATCAACAAACCTCATAATTTGTTGGTACACCGCTCGCCTATTGCGGCCGAAGAAACTGTATTTGCCTTACAGCTACTTCGAGACCAACTGGGTGTATGGGTAAGTCCATGTCACCGAATTGACCGTAAAACGGGTGGCGTACTATTATTTGCCTTGAATAAAGAGGTTGATAAACTGGTCAAACAGCAGTTTGAACAACATACCACACACAAAAAATACTGGGCTTTGGTACGAGGATATTTGCCAGAAGAAGGCTTCATTGATAGGCCACTGGCCAAAGAAAATGGCGATATGCAGGATGCTCTTACTCGATTTAAGTGTTTACAGCAAATAGAGCTACCCATAGAAGTAAGTCGTTATCCAACGTCTCGGTATTCATTGGCCGAGATTTATCCTGAAACTGGCCGTATGCACCAAATTCGTAGGCATTTTGCCCAATTACGCCATTATTTGATTGGTGACAAAACTCATGGTGAGTGTAAACACAATAAGATGTTTGAACAACATTTTGGACTGAACACAATGCTGTTACATGCCGCCTCATTATCGTTGGTACATCCTATTACACAACAGCCACTTACTATAGATGCACCTCTGAATGAAGAGTTTGTCAGAATTTTAGCAGTAATAGGCATGAATCCAATTGAACCATAA
- the rpsJ gene encoding 30S ribosomal protein S10, which yields MNQKIRIKLKSFDHTLVDKSAEKIVKAVKATGAVVSGPIPLPTKIEKFTVLRSPHVNKKAREQFQLCTYKRLIDIYSSSPKTVDALMKLELPSGVDVEIKV from the coding sequence ATGAATCAAAAAATCAGAATCAAATTGAAGTCATTTGACCACACATTAGTGGACAAATCGGCTGAAAAAATCGTGAAGGCTGTTAAGGCTACAGGTGCTGTTGTTTCAGGTCCTATTCCTTTGCCTACTAAAATTGAGAAATTCACAGTTCTGCGTTCTCCACACGTTAACAAAAAAGCTCGTGAACAATTCCAATTGTGTACTTATAAGCGTCTAATCGACATCTATTCATCTTCTCCAAAAACAGTTGATGCTTTGATGAAATTAGAATTGCCTTCAGGTGTTGATGTTGAAATCAAAGTGTAG
- a CDS encoding fructosamine kinase family protein: protein MNDTMTFQTQEQYQFIETILFENLGYNPEVLDFQFFYGGNFNLAVKVKVKEGDFFIKWNHGDHDGMFESEAKSLKVLGDTHVMSIPKVVNYGKIVDKHYLMMEFLTAAFKQNNYWSDFGQKLAQLHLHTAPQFGLDYNNYIGALPQSNEWMDNGVSFWIEKRLKVQAGLALYERRITQQLYDRILAFCEQLPTLIPNEKPALIHGDLWSGNVMTDSSGLVALVDPACYYGLREAELAFTTMFGGFDTNFYEAYHEIYPIENGFGDRIPIYNLYPLMVHVNLFGGGYLDAVEKILKKFE, encoded by the coding sequence ATGAACGATACAATGACATTTCAGACACAAGAACAATACCAGTTTATAGAAACGATTCTTTTTGAAAACTTAGGATACAACCCCGAAGTACTTGACTTCCAATTTTTTTATGGAGGAAATTTTAACTTGGCTGTAAAAGTAAAAGTAAAGGAAGGCGATTTCTTTATTAAATGGAATCATGGCGACCACGATGGAATGTTTGAATCGGAGGCTAAAAGCTTGAAAGTATTGGGCGACACCCATGTTATGTCTATTCCGAAGGTAGTGAATTATGGCAAAATTGTAGATAAGCATTACTTAATGATGGAGTTTTTGACTGCCGCTTTCAAACAAAATAATTATTGGTCTGATTTTGGGCAGAAATTAGCCCAATTGCATTTGCATACTGCTCCACAATTTGGCCTAGACTATAATAATTACATAGGGGCATTGCCACAAAGTAACGAATGGATGGACAATGGCGTAAGTTTTTGGATCGAAAAACGCCTAAAAGTACAAGCAGGCTTAGCCTTGTACGAACGCCGTATTACCCAGCAATTATACGACCGTATTTTGGCTTTTTGCGAACAACTGCCTACTCTCATCCCCAACGAAAAGCCTGCTTTGATTCATGGCGATTTGTGGTCGGGTAATGTTATGACCGACTCAAGTGGGCTTGTTGCCCTCGTAGACCCAGCCTGTTATTATGGCTTGCGAGAAGCCGAATTAGCCTTTACCACAATGTTTGGAGGTTTTGATACCAATTTTTATGAAGCGTATCATGAAATATATCCTATCGAAAATGGCTTTGGCGATAGAATTCCAATTTATAATTTATACCCTTTAATGGTACATGTCAATCTTTTTGGAGGGGGCTATTTAGATGCCGTAGAAAAGATTCTGAAAAAATTTGAATAG
- the fusA gene encoding elongation factor G — protein sequence MARDLKFTRNIGIAAHIDAGKTTTTERILYYAGVSHKIGEVHDGAATMDWMEQEQERGITITSAATTVNWNYRGDNYHINIIDTPGHVDFTVEVNRSLRVLDGLVFLFSAVDGVEPQSETNWRLANNYNVARLGFVNKMDRSGADFLNVCKQVKEMLGSYAVPLQLPIGAEDKFEGVVDLVNFRGIKWNEHDKGMTFEVVPIPEDMLDEATEYREKLLEAVAEFDESLMEKYFEDPESISEDEILAALRAATISMKIVPMLCGSSFKNKGVQTMLDYVMAILPSPLDKESIKGTDPRTEQEIERKPSVDEPFAALAFKIATDPYVGRLCFVRAYSGVLEAGSYILNNRSGNKERISRIFQMHANKQNSIERLEAGDIAAVVGFKDIKTGDTLSAEKSPIVLESMVFPDPVIGYAIEPKKSADQDNFSKAIGKLIEEDPTLQVESNEETGQTIIKGMGELHLEIIIDRMRREFKVEVNQGAPQVAYKESLTKTTEHREVYKKQSGGKGKFADIVFEMGPREDGKEGLEFVNGIVGGVIPKEFIPAIQKGFEGAMKNGALAGYPMDSMRVRLFHGSFHDVDSDALSFELAARMGYKEAAKAAGAKLMEPIMAVEVVTPDEYTGPITGDMNRRRGMMKGMDSKQGAVILKADIPLSELFGYVTDLRTMSSGRATANLTFSHYEFVPQNIADEVVKKAKGL from the coding sequence ATGGCACGGGATTTAAAATTCACAAGAAACATTGGTATCGCTGCCCACATTGATGCCGGTAAAACTACAACCACAGAGCGTATTCTTTACTATGCAGGTGTAAGCCACAAAATTGGTGAAGTACACGATGGTGCTGCTACAATGGACTGGATGGAGCAGGAGCAAGAACGTGGTATCACTATTACTTCGGCAGCTACTACTGTAAACTGGAACTATAGAGGTGACAATTATCATATTAACATTATTGACACACCAGGTCACGTTGACTTTACCGTAGAGGTAAACCGTTCTTTGCGTGTATTGGATGGTCTAGTATTCTTGTTTAGTGCTGTAGATGGTGTTGAGCCTCAATCAGAAACTAACTGGCGTTTGGCCAACAACTATAACGTAGCACGTTTAGGGTTTGTAAACAAAATGGACCGTTCGGGTGCCGATTTCTTGAATGTATGTAAGCAAGTAAAAGAAATGTTAGGTTCTTATGCTGTGCCTTTACAATTACCAATCGGTGCTGAAGATAAATTTGAAGGTGTAGTTGACTTAGTGAACTTCCGTGGTATCAAATGGAATGAGCACGATAAAGGAATGACTTTTGAAGTTGTACCTATTCCTGAAGATATGCTTGACGAAGCAACAGAATACCGCGAGAAATTGTTGGAAGCTGTAGCTGAATTTGATGAGTCTTTGATGGAGAAATATTTTGAAGACCCTGAGTCTATCTCTGAAGACGAAATCTTGGCTGCTCTTCGTGCTGCTACTATCTCAATGAAAATTGTTCCTATGTTGTGTGGTTCATCTTTCAAAAACAAAGGTGTTCAAACAATGTTGGATTATGTAATGGCTATCTTGCCTTCTCCATTGGACAAAGAATCTATTAAAGGTACTGATCCAAGAACAGAACAAGAAATCGAACGTAAACCAAGTGTTGACGAGCCGTTTGCTGCATTGGCATTCAAAATTGCTACTGACCCTTACGTAGGTCGTTTGTGTTTTGTTCGTGCTTATTCTGGTGTACTTGAAGCGGGTTCTTATATCTTGAACAACCGCTCAGGCAACAAAGAACGTATTTCACGTATCTTCCAAATGCACGCTAACAAGCAAAATTCTATCGAGCGTTTAGAGGCTGGTGATATTGCTGCGGTTGTAGGTTTTAAAGATATCAAAACTGGAGATACCCTTTCTGCTGAAAAATCTCCAATCGTTCTTGAATCAATGGTATTCCCTGACCCAGTTATCGGTTATGCTATCGAGCCTAAGAAATCTGCTGACCAAGACAACTTCTCGAAAGCTATTGGTAAATTGATCGAAGAAGATCCTACTTTGCAAGTTGAATCTAACGAAGAAACAGGTCAGACTATCATCAAAGGTATGGGTGAACTTCACCTTGAAATCATCATCGACCGTATGCGTCGTGAATTCAAAGTAGAAGTAAACCAAGGTGCTCCTCAGGTAGCTTACAAAGAATCGTTAACTAAAACTACCGAACACCGTGAAGTTTACAAAAAACAATCAGGTGGTAAAGGTAAGTTTGCCGATATCGTATTCGAAATGGGACCAAGAGAAGATGGTAAAGAAGGTTTGGAATTCGTTAACGGTATCGTTGGTGGTGTAATTCCAAAAGAATTTATCCCTGCTATCCAAAAAGGTTTTGAAGGTGCTATGAAAAATGGTGCTTTAGCTGGTTACCCAATGGATTCAATGCGTGTTCGTTTGTTCCACGGTTCATTCCACGATGTCGATTCAGATGCATTGTCATTCGAATTGGCAGCTCGTATGGGTTACAAAGAAGCAGCAAAAGCAGCAGGTGCTAAATTGATGGAGCCTATCATGGCTGTTGAAGTTGTTACTCCAGACGAATATACTGGTCCTATCACAGGTGACATGAACCGTCGTCGTGGTATGATGAAAGGTATGGACTCAAAACAAGGTGCTGTAATCTTGAAAGCAGATATTCCATTGTCTGAATTGTTCGGTTATGTAACTGACCTTCGTACAATGTCTTCTGGTCGTGCTACAGCTAACTTGACTTTCTCTCACTATGAATTCGTTCCGCAAAACATTGCTGACGAAGTAGTGAAAAAAGCTAAAGGTTTGTAA
- a CDS encoding (2Fe-2S) ferredoxin domain-containing protein translates to MKYKKHVFICTNQKDAPKKCCGEDRGMTLVNAFKESLKAKGLQTEIRAQKTGCLDVCAFGPGLVVYPEGVFYGNVQPSDVEEIVESHLVNDKVVERLVIA, encoded by the coding sequence ATGAAATACAAAAAACACGTATTTATCTGTACTAATCAGAAAGATGCACCCAAGAAATGTTGTGGAGAAGACAGAGGCATGACCTTGGTTAATGCCTTCAAAGAGTCTCTGAAAGCAAAAGGTTTACAAACTGAAATTCGAGCTCAAAAAACAGGTTGTTTAGATGTCTGTGCTTTTGGCCCAGGGTTGGTTGTATATCCTGAAGGCGTATTTTATGGCAATGTTCAACCCTCCGATGTTGAAGAAATTGTTGAAAGCCACTTAGTAAACGACAAGGTTGTTGAAAGATTGGTAATAGCTTAG
- a CDS encoding M3 family oligoendopeptidase has translation MTETISTARPTRQFLGEDFELTTWESVKPFYENLISRNIASADDLRKLFADRSELESYLSENFAWRYIKMTCDTTDKNVKAHFDQFVTEIQPELASYDDLLNKKTLDSPYLKELSESGTEAEAFYVTLRGMQKSTEIFRSENIPLFTEIQNLSSEYQGTVGVMTVEIDGVTKTLQQAGVYLENANREVREMAYRKVQERRFQDHDKLDELFNKLRDLRHQVAINAGFDNYRDYSFAALKRFDYTPNDCFQFHQAVAETIVPILNQLASERKNALQLTDLRPWDKGVDIQGRPALHPFNGGEDLLNKTIECFNLLDPFLGECLTLMKQMGRLDLESRVGKAPGGYNYPLEETGFPFIFMNASSLMRDVITILHEGGHAVHSIVTKDLSLNTFRSFPSEVAELASMSMELITMDYWHVYFNNEEDLRRAKIQHLEDILSTLPWVATVDKFQHWIYENPTHTVAERTEAWINIYEQFTDSVTSWGGIEAYKATLWQRQLHIFELPFYYIEYGIAQLGAIGVWKNYKENPQKGLQGYLNALKLGYTKPMGAIYEAANIPFDFSKEHIASLMNFLQNELKALKA, from the coding sequence ATGACAGAAACTATTTCAACAGCACGTCCAACTCGTCAGTTCTTAGGTGAAGATTTTGAACTCACTACTTGGGAAAGCGTCAAGCCTTTCTACGAAAACCTTATTAGCCGAAACATCGCCAGTGCCGATGACCTCCGTAAATTATTTGCCGACCGCTCTGAATTAGAAAGCTATCTTTCTGAAAACTTTGCTTGGCGATATATCAAAATGACTTGCGATACTACCGACAAGAATGTAAAAGCTCATTTTGACCAATTTGTTACTGAAATCCAACCAGAATTAGCGAGCTACGACGATTTATTGAACAAAAAAACCTTAGATAGCCCTTATCTAAAAGAACTTTCCGAAAGTGGTACAGAAGCTGAGGCTTTTTATGTAACACTGCGTGGAATGCAAAAATCTACTGAAATTTTTAGAAGCGAGAATATTCCATTATTTACCGAAATCCAAAACCTTTCGAGCGAGTACCAAGGTACTGTTGGTGTAATGACCGTTGAAATTGATGGTGTTACCAAAACGCTTCAGCAGGCAGGTGTTTATCTGGAAAATGCCAATCGTGAAGTGCGTGAAATGGCCTATCGAAAAGTACAAGAACGCCGTTTTCAAGACCACGATAAGCTTGATGAGCTTTTCAACAAACTGCGTGATTTACGTCATCAGGTGGCTATTAATGCAGGTTTTGACAACTACCGAGATTATTCTTTTGCAGCCCTCAAGCGCTTTGATTATACTCCTAACGACTGCTTTCAGTTTCATCAGGCTGTAGCCGAAACAATTGTGCCTATTTTGAATCAGTTGGCAAGCGAACGAAAAAATGCCTTACAACTAACAGACCTTCGTCCTTGGGACAAAGGCGTGGATATTCAAGGGCGGCCTGCCCTACATCCTTTCAACGGAGGTGAAGATTTGCTGAACAAAACAATTGAGTGTTTCAACCTACTCGACCCGTTCTTGGGCGAATGCCTAACATTGATGAAACAAATGGGACGTTTAGACCTTGAATCAAGGGTTGGAAAAGCTCCAGGTGGATACAATTATCCTTTAGAAGAAACAGGCTTTCCGTTTATTTTCATGAATGCCTCGTCGCTGATGCGCGATGTCATTACAATTTTGCATGAAGGCGGTCATGCTGTACATTCGATTGTTACAAAAGATTTGAGCCTAAATACATTCCGTAGCTTTCCTTCGGAAGTGGCCGAGCTGGCTTCTATGTCAATGGAGCTTATCACGATGGATTACTGGCACGTTTACTTTAATAATGAAGAAGACCTCCGTCGAGCCAAAATTCAGCATTTAGAAGACATTCTAAGTACTTTGCCTTGGGTAGCTACTGTCGACAAGTTTCAACATTGGATTTATGAAAATCCTACCCACACTGTAGCCGAACGCACAGAAGCTTGGATTAATATTTATGAACAATTTACCGATTCGGTAACTTCATGGGGTGGTATAGAAGCTTATAAGGCTACATTGTGGCAACGTCAATTGCATATTTTTGAGTTACCATTCTATTATATTGAATATGGTATTGCTCAATTAGGAGCGATTGGCGTATGGAAAAACTACAAAGAGAATCCACAAAAAGGGTTGCAGGGGTATTTGAATGCCCTAAAATTAGGCTATACCAAACCCATGGGAGCTATTTATGAAGCGGCCAATATTCCTTTCGATTTCTCAAAAGAACATATTGCGTCATTAATGAATTTCTTACAAAATGAGCTAAAAGCCCTAAAAGCCTAA